In Calditrichota bacterium, the genomic window TGATCCCCTTCAATGCCAATAACGACTCGATTCAGTTCTGGTGGACACTGGACGGAGCGGACACTTTATCCATTGAGTCCACTTTGTCCATTTCTTTTGCTGATACAGGCAGATACATAGTAAGCGGATATGCGCGGGAGCAGGTCGGCGAGGAGGCGTGGGAGGAGGATGTGCAAAGGTGGGCGGTGAATGTGAGAATGCTGAATGCGGAATTCGGAATGGATCCCCGCCTGCGCGGGGATGACGAGGGGGGAAGCGGGGATGACGATCCACTTTCGCTTACGATTGCTCCTAATCCGTTCAACGATCAGGCGACGGTGACAGTTAAACTTGTAGGGCGGGCATACCTGCCCGCCCCAAGGGCGGACAAGAATGTCCGCCCTCCAAGTGCGCAGGTGGGGGGTCTCATGCCCGTCCGGCTCAGCCTCTACGCGCTCGACGGGAGGGAAGTCCTCCGCCTCCACGACGGCCCTCTATCCCCCGGAAGTCATACTTTCGCACTTTCGCACTTTAGCACTTTCTCACTTCCCTCCGGCATCTATTTCCTGCGTCTTCAGGCCGGCACCCATTCCCGCACCGTCAAAGCTGTCTTGATGCGTTAGACGGGCAAAAGTCCTTATTCCCAAGATATTCAAATACTCTTCTACCCTTCCGCTTCCCAGACCGCCAGTCCCGCCGACTTGTCGATCGTCATCTTCATCATCACCAGCCCGGTCAGCAGTTTCGGGTAGAAGTCGGTTGATTTCTGCGGCATCCGCTCACCCGCCGACGCAATCTCCCCCACTTGCTCAACCCGCGTTGGATTCAGCAGAAACGCGCACTGGATGCCGTGTTGACCGATCGCATCAAGGGCTTCGTCGCGCCCCCGGATGTAGTGGATGTTCGACTCGGCTGCCAGCGCTGCGGCGTCTATGCCGAGAAGTTTCTCCAGCAGCGCCACATGGAGCACCGTCACATCGAGCCGTTTCCAAGCCGTCGAGTGATCCGCCACGAGCGCATCCATCGTCGCCGGGTCTTTCAACGTTAACAGACGATACCCGGCAAGCCCCTCCGATCCAAAACCGATAACGACCCGTCCTCCCGCGGCGGCTTCGTCCATCGCCGCGTAGAGCGCTTCCCGGCTCGAATACTCACTTATAGCAAACTGCGTCGCAGCCTTCGTCATGAACGAGCCGCCATCGTATCCGGCGAGCGAATGGAGCGCCCGGTGCGTTGGCAGGACGACCAGCCCCGGATCGTGCAGATTGAAAAGCGCCATTATCCGGTGGTCGAACGACTCGGCACCCATCGGCTTCCAGTTGCGCGACTTGGCCTCTTTCAGGTAGTTCATCGCCGTCTCATAGCGATGATGCCCGTCGGCGATGAAGAGTTCCTTCCCGGCGAGGAAGTCATTGATGTCGGCTATCAGGCTCGGGCGGGTAACCCGATAGAGTTTATGCACCGCGCCGAAGTCGTCGGTTACCTGCGCGACGGGCGACGCCCAAGCCGTCTCGGGCTCGAGCCATTCGAGGATTTGGCGCTGCGGGTCGTCATAGAGCATAAAGATCAGGTCGTCGTTCGCTTCCGTGGCGCGCATCAACTTCAGCCGGTCGGCTTTGGGGCCGGAAAGGGTCTGCTCGTGCGCCCGGACGGCCGACTTCTCGTCGTCGATGTCCACCAGCGCAATGAGTCCCTTGCGGACATAAGTCTGGCCCTCGACAGTGAATTCCTGATGGTAGGGATAGAGTGCCGGGCCGCCTTCACGAATGAGGACGCGCTCCTCGATCCACTGCTCCCAGACCTGCCCCGCGCGGGTATAAACGTTGTCGGCGAAGGTGTCGTCGGGACGGGGCGGGTTCTTGGTGATGCGGATGATGTTGTGGTCGCTGCGCTGCATATAGTCGTCGCGCAGGGCGTCGTCGATCTTGTCATAGGGCTGGGTGACGACCTTTGCAAGGTCGCCGACGGTCGAGGGATTGAAGCGATAGCCGCGGAAGGAGGCGATCTTGGCCATTGTGCTGCCTGATAGGTGATTGGGATGATTCGGTCTATTGGCTTCAAGTTAGCAAAACGGACGAGCGCCTGTCAAGGCGGACAGGCGCTCGTGAAACAGGCTCGCGATGCAAATGTGGGGCTCGAGTTCACTGTCGAGCGGGCCAGCGAAATTCCGCCTCCCTTTCGATCTTTATCATCACTCCTCCATTCGGACGCAGCGGTTCTACATAGTTCCAGCGAAACCGAAAATGATAAAAGCGTCCGTAGCCGTCTTTCATGAAGACATTCTCATCACCTTGAACAAACTGCCTTAAGCCATCCAAGGCTTCATAGGGATCCACCCCGTAGTCCGGATAGAACGCGACCGAGTTCCATCCCCGCCGCAGCGATATCGGACGGTCGAAGGGAATCTCAACCCCCGTCACCTCAAGCGTAGCCTCCTCTGCCATCTTGAACCAATAACATTTCTCTGCATCCCACGTCTCGATTCCCCAGTATCCGCGCCCGATGAGGCAGAATCTGCCCTCACTGTCCTTGATCAGCAGTATCCGGTCTTCGATTCTGGCGACTACTCGTCGCATCGACACCCGACCTCCCTCACGAAAGTCATCCCCCGGGTCCACCCGCAGCGAGATCAGGTTCCAGTGCCGATGGAGCGGAATGCGCTGGATGACCTCCTCCTGCGCCGGCAACTGACCGGCGAGCGCTGCGATCAGCGCCGCGATGATTGTGGTTCGCATTATCCCTCCTGATAATTAGCCTGCGTCTTTCGAATGACAGGCCTTGGACACTTGCCCACGGCGCCAAGTCCTGCTCTCTCACTCGCTTGCTTTTCTTCTCACTTCATCACCACTGCCCTCTGCACCGCCCGGTCGGCTCCGGCTTCGATTCGCACCAAATAGACGCCGGTTGTGAGGCGCGAGGCGTCGAACTCGACACGGTGCCTCCCGGCCAAATATCGGCCCCGAGCAAGAATCGCCAACTCCCGACCGGTCAGGTCATGCAGCGACAGCCGCACCTCGCGCTGCGTTGGCAGGTCGAATGCAAGGCTTGCCCTTGCGTTAAACGGATTTGGGAAAACCTCGGAGAGCGCAAACGCGGTGGGAAGATCGAGGCGCGTCTCATCCACGCTGACATAGCCGTCGATTGCCAGAAAGCCATTCGCCTCATAGACCGGCCGGCCTTCAACCGACACGACGCTCATCGGGAGTTCCCAGTCCGACCTCGGATCCCAATACCGGAAGGTCATCGCTTCTCCGGCACGGAAGCCTTCGACGACCTCCTCAGTATAGGAGTCGTCTCCCCAAGCCGCAAATCCCCACGGCCCATTGCCTTCGATGGCGATGCCGCCGGCATAGACATTTTCCGTCGTAAAGACGCCGATCTCCGCACCTTCCACCACCTCGACCTCGCGCAACGATAGAAAGAGCACCGACATATTGGTCTCGCCCGATTGGGGCGGCTCGGGAAAGTGCTGCATCGCAGTCTTGTGAGGCAGAGACGCCTTCGGTTCGGCGGCTCCAACTGCAATCCTGCCTCCTCCAAACAGTTGATCGACAGGATACTGGAACTGACAATCCTGCACCACCCGGATCATCAAGCCTTCGCCGGGGTTGACGATGATATCGCCACCGAAACCAAAAGCCGGAATGTAGAAATTTCCCCGTCCGTTCTTGGCGATCTGCAGAAGATTGCGTGCCGTCAGGTCTTGCAGCGCCGCATCGATCCGCATCGCCCGCTGCGGCAGGTAGGAGACCATATTCCAGCCTTGACCCGCTTCGACTATGGCGTCGCCCGGCAGCCGCCAGCCATAGACGACCAACGTGTCGGGACTCGCCAACTTGGCATGATAACCCTCGAGTGCATTCCAGTAAGGTATGTTGGAGAATCCAAATCGAGGGTTGTAGAACCGGCCTCGTTCATCCTTGGATAGCAGCAAGTTCTCCCTCCCAACGATTTCAGCCCAAATCCGAACGATGTTGGGTAGTCCGCCTACCAGATACCGCTCATCAAACTCGATCGGCAGGGAGATCAGGTTCCAACCCCGCGCCAGGGGAATACGGAATTCCTGTGCCGGCTCGGCGCCGTTAAGGAATAGGCTCGAGATGCCTCCACCCTCGAAGACCTCCGGCCCGTCGAGCCATTCGGCTTCGGCAGAAAACTCCCGCTCCGCATCGTGATCCCAGATCGTAAAGGTGAACGCCTCGTCCTGGCGGAAGCCGGGGAAGCCGTTGCCCTCTCCCCAGGCGAAGAACGATATTGGCCACTCGTCCTCCAGCCAGCCGACGCCGGCGAGCGCACCACGCGGAGTCCAGACGGCTATTTCGTCATATTGATCGAGCGCCTCATCGCCCACTCCGGCATCGAAGACGAAGAGGACGTGATCGCTTGCGGGCGGTTCTTCGGGCAGGATGAGCCGGTAATGCGGCACGAACCCGCGGTCGAAGATTACCGGCAGGACGAGCCGTCCGGCATTGGCGGCGTTGCTGGTAATGGTCAGATTGCCCCGATAGAGGCCGACTTCCATAGCTTCCCAAGACTCGACCGGAATCTCGCACTGAATCTCCCGCACCTCGCCGGCCGGCACCCGGACCGCGCGCGGCTGAGCGGTCAGCCAGTTGACGGATGGCGCAATATCCTGCACCACCAACTCGGCATTGCCCTCGTTGACGATGCCGAGCGTGAGCGAGGTCTCCTCCCAGAGCGAGCCGAAGAGATCGACCCAGAGGAAGAACTCGAGCGAGTCCCAATCGGTCGCAATGAGCGCCTCCTGACGCGCCTCGATGCCGTTGCCCCGCATCTGAACCGAGACGCGCTGGATCACTTCGCCATCGGAGATTCCGCCGGTCAGCATGCCGCTGACCTGGCCGACCTGCTGCGGCGTGAAACTGATTCGAAACTGGGCTTGTCCCCCCTGCGGCACAAAGGTCTGCCGTGGCTCGACAACGAACTGGTTGTTATTGCTCGAGAGATTGATCGTCCAGGGCCCGCCGCCGCGATCGGTAGCGGTATAGACGATCGTCGAGGTCTGCCCGACACGGGTGTCGGGAAACTGGATCAGATTGCCGAACGGCGGCTCGATGACGAGGTTGGCTAAGGCAGTTGCAACTGGCAGCACCGCCAGTGCACTGGCAGCGAAGAAGTGAGTGGGGGCGCGGTTCATCTTATCCTTGGAGGCGTCGAATTGAACTTGAACGGGCTATGGACTTATATACCACTTACATAATAGTGTGGTCCAAGGTTCCTGTCAAGGGGGGGAGGGTCACAAAAAGAGCGCGACCCGTGGGGAGCGCGCTCTTCTAAAATCCTATGTCGTCGTGCCTTACTTGAAGTATTCCTTCAACAACAGAGCGACCTCGGCACCAACCCGCTCCTGCGCCTCGATGGTCGATGCGCCGGTATGGGGCGTCGCGGAGACCTTTGGATGTCGGATCAGGTCGAGGTTGGACGTCGGCTCCTGCTCAAAGACATCGATCCCGGCGCCGCCGAGATGGCCGTTGTTCAGTGCTTCGAGGAGCGCACCTTCATCGACAACCCCGCCCCGGGCGCAGTTGATCAGGTAGGCGCCGCGCTTCATAATTTCTATTTCAGCAGCCCCGATAGCCGGACCGAAGGGTTGCTTTGGAATGTGAAGCGAGAGGAAGTCGGCGCTATTCAGCACCTCATCCCGATCAGTCAGGCGAACATTTAGTTCGGTCGTGGTAACGATAGGATCGTAGGCAATAACCTTCATACCGAGCGCGAGCGCTCGCTTCGCCAGTTCCGAGCCGATCCTCCCGATGCCAAGGATGCCGAGGGTCTTCCCTGCCAGTTCGATCCCGCCGGCATACTTCTTCTTTTCCCACTTGCCCTCCCGCATCGTAAGATTTGCGTCGGGGATGAACCGTGCCAGCGAGAACATGTGCGCCAGCGCCAGTTCGGCAACCGATGCCGACGAAGCGGCAGGGGTATTGAGCACCTTGACGCCGCGCGCTTCGGCTGCCGGGACGTCGATGTTATCGACTCCTACGCCTCCGCGAACGATTACCTTCAGCCGTGAACCGCCCTCGATCACCTCACGGGTCACCTTGGTAGCGCTGCGGACTACGATACCGTCGTAATCACCGATACGGGACGGCAACTCCGCCTGGGGTATATTGCTGGCATCTACCTCGAACCCGGCATCCTTCAGTAGTGCCAGACCTTCCACCGAGAGGCCGTCGTTGATGAGAATTCGTGCTGACATTAGTTTGGGATAACTGGAGAATGGGCTCAACCCGCCCGAATACACTACTTGTAGCGTTTCTTAAAGGGACAATCAGCCCTTCCGGGATTGAAACTCCTTCATGAATGCGACCAACTCCCCGACCGCTTCAACAGGCACCGCATTATAGAGCGAAACCCGGATTCCACCGACCGAGCGGTGCCCTTTGAGGCCGATAAATCCCTTGGGCTTGGCTTCCTTGAGGAACTCCTCTTCCAATCCCTCGGAAGGCATCCGGAAGCAGACGTTCATCCACGATCGGTATTCCTTCCAGACCGTCCCGCGGTAGAAATCACCCGAGTTGTCCATAGCGCCATACAGCAACTCCGCCTTTGCGCGGTTGCGCTTCTCCATGCCTTCGAGCCCGCCGTTCATAGCGATCCAGTCCAGCACCAGGCTCATCACGTAGATGCCGAAGGTCGGAGGCGTGTTGTAGAGGCTGTTTTCCCCTGCATAAGTGCGGTAGGAGAGCATTGTGGGCAAGCCGTCGCGCGCCTGCTTCAGGAAACTGTCTGCGACAACCACCAGAGTTACCCCCGAAGGGCCAAGATTCTTCTGCGCCCCGGCGTAGATCAAGGCATATTGACGGCCGTCGAGGCGGTGTGAGAAGATATCGCTCGACATGTCGCAGACGATGGGCGGGCCTTCCTGCAAAGGCGGCTCGAAAAACTCGGTGCCCCGAATCGTCTCGTTCGAGGTGTAGTGGAAGTATGCCGCGCCGGACGTCAACTTGATGTCGCCGCGGCGCGGAAGGTGGTTGTAAGTCCCTTCCGGGTCTTCCCATGCGAGGTTGACCTTGCCGATCGCCTTGGCTTCCTTGATCGCCTTCTTCGACCAGTCGCCCTGGAGCAGGTAGTCGGCGGTTCGACCTTCACTGAGGAAGTTGAGCGGCACCATTGCAAACTGCAGACTGGCGCCACCCTGTATGAAGAGGACGTGATATTCTTCGCCAACGCCAAGCAACTGCCGGACCCGCGCGACGGCCTGGTTGTGGATCGCTTCGTAGTCCTTCCCGCGATGGCTCATTTCCATCACGTTCATACCCGAACCGCGATGGTTGAACCAGTCCGCGTTAATCCTCTCGAGCACTTCCAGCGGCAAAGCCGCCGGCCCGGGATTGAAATTCCAGACCCTCTGGTGCGGAGGCAAATCGAATCTCCTATCCAGTTACTTCGACAATTGTGAAAAGAGCTTCCGTTCCAGACGACTAATGCGTATTCGCCGCACAAGAGTGAGGATGAATATCATCGTGATCATCCCTCCGACAATGGGAAGCCGCCACCACCAATAGCCTATCCAGGCCAGTGTAGCGGCCAGCCATATTGTTACAATGATGATCGAGATTCCGCGACCGGCAAAACCGAGTCGTCCATCTATGAAAAATCGGCTGAACTGATCGGTGCTGGCAACCAGCACGACCAGTATCAAGCCGAGCAGAACTGACGTGATTAACATAAACGTAACCCGTGCAAAGAAGACTTGCTATTCGCAAACAAACTGAACCAACTCAACAGCCGGCTTTGCTGCGATGCCGGCAATAAGGAGGAACTACCCTTCGATGAAAGGTGAATACTCGCGATAAAAGGCGCGCAACTGCTCTTCAGTGTCATCGAATTCGATCAGGTGCTTGCGACAGCCCCGACGGCTGCAAAACTGCACCCTGCCGCCGCGAGGAAACTGCAATGCCACCATCGGCGCCCGGCAGGCTTCGCAACCGCGAGTGCTGGCCAGCAAGTGCCTGCAGAAGGGGCAGATGAACTCGACAACAACGTCGGCGGGGATCACCAGCGTTGTCTCAATCTGGTAATCGCCATAGAAAGCCGAAAGGCGGATCAACCCTTCGGCGCCGCCCTCCGATGACGGCAGCCGGCCCCAGAGCGCGATCGACGGCGCTTCCTTGATGGGATGCTCGCCGTTCATCAGACTCTTCGAGCAATAAGGGCAGACGACTTCGACAGGAATCATCGTTCCCTCCCGTCAGAGTATTTCCCCCCGCAATCCGCAGGCAGGCGGGCTTCAACCCGCCCGCCTGGAACCCTGCCAATCAGGCGTAAAGACCGCGCAATTCCGCTGCTTCGGCCACCCGTCGAATTGCGACGATGAAGGCTGCCGTCCGCATCGGGACCTTGAACTCGAGCGACGCGGCCAAAACGCCGTCAAAGGCCCGCTCCATAATGCGGTGCAGGTCTTCGTTGACACGCCACTCGGTCCAGTAGTAGCCCATCCGGTTCTGCACCCACTCGAGATACGAGACCGTCACCCCGCCGGCATTGCAGAGAATGTCGGGGATGATAAAGGTGCCGCGCTTCTCGAAGACCTCGTCCGCTTCCGGCGAAAGCGGCCCGTTGGCACATTCGGCGATGACCTTGGCCTGGACGCGAGAGGCATTATCGCCGGTGATTTGATTCTCGAGAGCTGCCGGGATCAGGATATCGACCGGCAGTTCGAGCAGTTCCATCGGATTAGCCATCGCCGAAACGCCCGGGGTCTCGTCGAAACCGCGCAGCGTGCCGTGTTTCTTTACATGGGCTATGGCGACGTCGGGGTCGATCCCGCTTTCCGAATAGAATGCGCCCGCGATGTCCGAGATCGCCTTGATTGTCACTCCATCGCCTCGCAGCAGTTTGGCCGCCCAGGATCCGGCATTGCCAAAGCCCTGAACGGCGACGGCAACCTTCGAGAGGTCGAACTTCAGGTGCTCGGCAGCCTTCCGGACGCAATAGACCATCCCCTGTGCGGTGGCTGCCTCCCGACCGGCTGAGCCGCCGAGGGCGAGCGGC contains:
- a CDS encoding DUF1015 domain-containing protein, whose translation is MAKIASFRGYRFNPSTVGDLAKVVTQPYDKIDDALRDDYMQRSDHNIIRITKNPPRPDDTFADNVYTRAGQVWEQWIEERVLIREGGPALYPYHQEFTVEGQTYVRKGLIALVDIDDEKSAVRAHEQTLSGPKADRLKLMRATEANDDLIFMLYDDPQRQILEWLEPETAWASPVAQVTDDFGAVHKLYRVTRPSLIADINDFLAGKELFIADGHHRYETAMNYLKEAKSRNWKPMGAESFDHRIMALFNLHDPGLVVLPTHRALHSLAGYDGGSFMTKAATQFAISEYSSREALYAAMDEAAAGGRVVIGFGSEGLAGYRLLTLKDPATMDALVADHSTAWKRLDVTVLHVALLEKLLGIDAAALAAESNIHYIRGRDEALDAIGQHGIQCAFLLNPTRVEQVGEIASAGERMPQKSTDFYPKLLTGLVMMKMTIDKSAGLAVWEAEG
- a CDS encoding T9SS type A sorting domain-containing protein, translating into MNRAPTHFFAASALAVLPVATALANLVIEPPFGNLIQFPDTRVGQTSTIVYTATDRGGGPWTINLSSNNNQFVVEPRQTFVPQGGQAQFRISFTPQQVGQVSGMLTGGISDGEVIQRVSVQMRGNGIEARQEALIATDWDSLEFFLWVDLFGSLWEETSLTLGIVNEGNAELVVQDIAPSVNWLTAQPRAVRVPAGEVREIQCEIPVESWEAMEVGLYRGNLTITSNAANAGRLVLPVIFDRGFVPHYRLILPEEPPASDHVLFVFDAGVGDEALDQYDEIAVWTPRGALAGVGWLEDEWPISFFAWGEGNGFPGFRQDEAFTFTIWDHDAEREFSAEAEWLDGPEVFEGGGISSLFLNGAEPAQEFRIPLARGWNLISLPIEFDERYLVGGLPNIVRIWAEIVGRENLLLSKDERGRFYNPRFGFSNIPYWNALEGYHAKLASPDTLVVYGWRLPGDAIVEAGQGWNMVSYLPQRAMRIDAALQDLTARNLLQIAKNGRGNFYIPAFGFGGDIIVNPGEGLMIRVVQDCQFQYPVDQLFGGGRIAVGAAEPKASLPHKTAMQHFPEPPQSGETNMSVLFLSLREVEVVEGAEIGVFTTENVYAGGIAIEGNGPWGFAAWGDDSYTEEVVEGFRAGEAMTFRYWDPRSDWELPMSVVSVEGRPVYEANGFLAIDGYVSVDETRLDLPTAFALSEVFPNPFNARASLAFDLPTQREVRLSLHDLTGRELAILARGRYLAGRHRVEFDASRLTTGVYLVRIEAGADRAVQRAVVMK
- a CDS encoding 3-phosphoglycerate dehydrogenase, which translates into the protein MSARILINDGLSVEGLALLKDAGFEVDASNIPQAELPSRIGDYDGIVVRSATKVTREVIEGGSRLKVIVRGGVGVDNIDVPAAEARGVKVLNTPAASSASVAELALAHMFSLARFIPDANLTMREGKWEKKKYAGGIELAGKTLGILGIGRIGSELAKRALALGMKVIAYDPIVTTTELNVRLTDRDEVLNSADFLSLHIPKQPFGPAIGAAEIEIMKRGAYLINCARGGVVDEGALLEALNNGHLGGAGIDVFEQEPTSNLDLIRHPKVSATPHTGASTIEAQERVGAEVALLLKEYFK
- the serC gene encoding 3-phosphoserine/phosphohydroxythreonine transaminase yields the protein MPPHQRVWNFNPGPAALPLEVLERINADWFNHRGSGMNVMEMSHRGKDYEAIHNQAVARVRQLLGVGEEYHVLFIQGGASLQFAMVPLNFLSEGRTADYLLQGDWSKKAIKEAKAIGKVNLAWEDPEGTYNHLPRRGDIKLTSGAAYFHYTSNETIRGTEFFEPPLQEGPPIVCDMSSDIFSHRLDGRQYALIYAGAQKNLGPSGVTLVVVADSFLKQARDGLPTMLSYRTYAGENSLYNTPPTFGIYVMSLVLDWIAMNGGLEGMEKRNRAKAELLYGAMDNSGDFYRGTVWKEYRSWMNVCFRMPSEGLEEEFLKEAKPKGFIGLKGHRSVGGIRVSLYNAVPVEAVGELVAFMKEFQSRKG
- a CDS encoding Glu/Leu/Phe/Val dehydrogenase yields the protein MSTGSHLSVFDNALKQFDRAAGILKLTANQTAVIKEPRRIVEVNLPVRMDDGSIRIFKGYRVQHSIQRGPAKGGVRFHQDVSLDEVKALAFWMTWKCAVVDIPMGGGKGGIIVDPRTLSRTELENLSRRYFAEMLDMFGPDRDVPAPDVNTNAQIMAWFMDTYSMHNRAYTPAVVTGKPLALGGSAGREAATAQGMVYCVRKAAEHLKFDLSKVAVAVQGFGNAGSWAAKLLRGDGVTIKAISDIAGAFYSESGIDPDVAIAHVKKHGTLRGFDETPGVSAMANPMELLELPVDILIPAALENQITGDNASRVQAKVIAECANGPLSPEADEVFEKRGTFIIPDILCNAGGVTVSYLEWVQNRMGYYWTEWRVNEDLHRIMERAFDGVLAASLEFKVPMRTAAFIVAIRRVAEAAELRGLYA